A genomic window from Flavobacterium sp. I3-2 includes:
- a CDS encoding ADP-ribosyltransferase — MVFEKHIDTQYAFDPIAYNKELTSDYKKVNDAFVTFKAVPNGLTDKLWAKITITGTDVVADSIFFKTQNGIKVDAVKEGDHFVLTLKGAQKFALEEVQATIKQGDKYKIAGVFTMVHITPKTLKLNLIPTKGVSISDDKKAEIKAIYKQLAIDVDVSVVNEFDINDLIQDTQKKVIDTEDAFGDLSTYSKEQNTIIDAFKNHPNRTIEQAYYVFVTDKASSTGQSGYMKLNGQFGFVFDQNATTIAHELAHGAFKLEHPFNKFKNKGVNQGTTQSLMDYPPTTEFLFTDWKQINDPAFKLYAFQSQSDGEHNPLGHLGITPNGKIFDQFFLNNDRISVTYLISANYTINSIKYDNITYEWNTSKDAFVNGEVTITTKKIKVTIDNKVNVYQSRNNDKCIYDYTLIEWTSENEKASNTSELIENKLESSSFTGWLPSPYDVRDVSCSNNFSQEILSRDRQPCSLENVTQGLAILETALTKTDGEKVAELVNQVCLSALRELNHNKKEDLITKIASQDRLIEASELAILRLMTAIDSENYQTFFKLLEQNNNQLLKHLIAEIDDVSIYFWKDKENYANFMGALVTMFNSANKNLVNNGVNVNDYDNFSVVQNSYLLPKNNEKIFNIYFQYNSPKLYISQGVWEVTQNCKWTSGFGDSSYEECETTQKIVRQEPVYLKPFDVTVIANDSDFNLIEGLPGVDKEVSVVPAILLYYASSKGENNNIKSYVENTLDVVTLLVPISKVVTGPKWIAKTFTFVEKWGKVNAGANLAIKNSPLNEQPELKGALETYNNVTAIVNITTLAGGVGKNIVARFFKEADNPVVKNLIVAEARNGSEDAQKILDVEAELKAYSKTKLGKDWWKSVVNTISEIDIVKLLKNDDFKKIYNDLKNGVTPRRFLNELTLEQEAVFKFYTNTSYYKFNQALIANSKADDILEIEKLLNQALDKIPSSPGTYYRGIGKDEIAKLAKLKIGEDVSYNNFISTSSEREKALEFYFNNLDKTGEGAMIEIISKNGKKIDKFSDATEWEILFKSKSKFKLKGVDPNFIENLDDVAIDGAVPIKFKLFILEEL, encoded by the coding sequence GTGGTTTTTGAAAAACATATCGATACACAATATGCTTTTGACCCAATAGCTTACAACAAAGAGCTAACAAGCGATTACAAAAAAGTGAATGATGCTTTTGTTACATTTAAAGCAGTACCAAACGGTTTGACCGATAAACTTTGGGCAAAAATAACCATCACAGGAACCGATGTTGTGGCAGACAGCATTTTCTTTAAAACCCAAAACGGAATAAAAGTAGATGCAGTAAAAGAAGGCGACCATTTTGTATTAACCTTAAAAGGCGCACAAAAATTTGCGTTAGAAGAAGTACAAGCAACCATAAAACAAGGCGATAAATACAAAATTGCCGGTGTGTTTACTATGGTTCACATTACGCCAAAAACGTTGAAATTAAATTTAATTCCAACAAAAGGCGTTTCTATTTCTGACGATAAGAAAGCGGAGATCAAAGCTATTTACAAACAATTAGCTATTGATGTTGATGTTTCTGTAGTTAATGAGTTTGATATAAATGATTTAATACAAGATACTCAGAAAAAAGTTATAGACACAGAAGATGCTTTTGGAGATTTATCAACTTACAGTAAAGAGCAAAACACAATCATCGATGCATTTAAAAATCATCCGAATAGAACAATTGAACAAGCTTATTATGTTTTTGTAACCGATAAAGCTTCAAGTACAGGGCAAAGTGGTTATATGAAACTAAACGGACAATTTGGTTTTGTGTTTGACCAAAATGCAACAACCATTGCACACGAATTAGCTCACGGCGCATTTAAGTTAGAACATCCGTTTAATAAATTTAAAAACAAAGGCGTAAACCAAGGAACGACTCAAAGTTTAATGGATTATCCGCCAACAACTGAATTCTTGTTTACCGATTGGAAACAAATAAACGACCCAGCCTTTAAATTATATGCGTTCCAAAGTCAGAGTGATGGGGAACATAATCCATTAGGTCATTTAGGAATTACTCCTAATGGAAAAATATTTGACCAATTCTTCTTAAATAATGATAGAATTAGTGTTACATATTTAATTTCTGCTAATTATACAATTAATTCAATTAAGTATGATAATATTACTTATGAATGGAATACAAGTAAAGATGCTTTTGTTAATGGAGAAGTAACTATTACTACTAAGAAAATTAAAGTAACAATAGATAATAAAGTTAATGTATATCAGTCTAGAAATAATGATAAATGTATCTATGATTATACTTTAATTGAATGGACATCTGAAAATGAGAAGGCTTCAAACACATCTGAATTAATAGAAAATAAATTAGAATCATCATCATTTACAGGTTGGTTGCCATCGCCTTATGATGTTAGAGATGTGTCGTGTAGTAATAATTTTTCTCAAGAAATATTATCAAGGGATAGACAACCCTGTTCTTTGGAAAATGTAACACAAGGTTTGGCTATTTTAGAAACAGCTCTGACAAAAACGGATGGCGAAAAAGTTGCAGAACTTGTAAATCAAGTTTGTTTAAGTGCATTGAGAGAACTAAATCATAATAAAAAAGAAGATTTAATTACAAAAATAGCTTCTCAAGATAGGTTAATAGAGGCTTCAGAATTAGCTATTCTGAGGTTAATGACAGCGATTGATTCTGAAAATTATCAGACCTTTTTTAAATTATTAGAACAAAATAACAACCAGTTATTAAAGCATTTAATAGCTGAAATCGATGATGTTTCAATTTATTTTTGGAAAGATAAAGAAAATTATGCCAATTTCATGGGAGCATTGGTTACTATGTTTAATAGTGCCAATAAAAACCTCGTAAATAATGGAGTTAATGTAAATGATTATGATAATTTCTCGGTTGTTCAAAATAGCTATCTATTACCAAAAAATAATGAAAAAATATTTAATATTTATTTTCAATATAACAGTCCTAAATTATATATTTCTCAAGGTGTATGGGAAGTAACTCAAAATTGTAAATGGACATCAGGTTTTGGAGATAGTAGTTATGAAGAATGTGAAACAACTCAAAAGATTGTAAGACAAGAGCCTGTATATCTTAAACCTTTTGATGTTACAGTAATTGCAAACGATTCTGATTTTAATTTAATCGAAGGATTACCAGGAGTAGACAAAGAAGTATCGGTTGTGCCAGCAATTTTACTTTACTATGCAAGTAGTAAAGGTGAAAATAATAATATAAAATCGTATGTTGAAAATACTTTAGATGTAGTAACTTTACTAGTACCAATATCAAAAGTAGTTACTGGTCCAAAATGGATTGCGAAAACGTTCACCTTTGTTGAAAAATGGGGTAAAGTAAATGCTGGTGCAAATTTAGCTATAAAAAATAGTCCATTAAATGAACAACCAGAGCTAAAAGGAGCGCTTGAAACATATAATAATGTAACAGCTATTGTAAATATAACTACACTAGCTGGAGGTGTTGGTAAAAATATCGTTGCAAGATTTTTTAAAGAGGCTGATAATCCTGTTGTAAAAAATTTAATAGTTGCAGAGGCTAGAAACGGTTCAGAGGATGCGCAAAAAATACTAGATGTAGAAGCCGAGCTAAAAGCTTATAGCAAAACCAAATTAGGTAAAGATTGGTGGAAGAGTGTTGTTAATACAATTTCTGAAATAGATATCGTAAAACTTTTAAAGAACGATGATTTTAAGAAAATTTATAATGATTTAAAAAATGGAGTAACACCAAGAAGATTTTTAAATGAATTAACGTTAGAGCAAGAAGCCGTATTTAAATTTTATACAAATACATCATATTATAAATTTAATCAAGCTCTAATTGCTAATAGTAAAGCGGATGATATTCTAGAAATAGAAAAATTATTAAACCAAGCATTAGACAAAATTCCTTCATCGCCTGGTACATATTATAGAGGAATTGGTAAAGATGAAATAGCTAAATTAGCTAAATTAAAAATTGGAGAAGATGTTTCGTATAACAATTTTATATCGACTTCAAGTGAAAGAGAAAAAGCCTTAGAGTTTTATTTCAACAATCTTGATAAAACAGGAGAAGGAGCCATGATAGAAATTATTTCTAAAAATGGAAAAAAAATTGATAAATTTTCTGATGCAACAGAGTGGGAAATTTTATTTAAAAGTAAAAGTAAATTTAAATTAAAAGGAGTTGATCCCAACTTTATTGAAAATTTAGATGATGTTGCAATAGATGGGGCAGTTCCAATTAAATTTAAATTATTTATTTTAGAAGAATTATAG
- a CDS encoding PD-(D/E)XK nuclease family protein, producing the protein MSISLPQFFNYEENKVDNGYEAIHDFFLSWTLRCAVDQYAMVDEKVQNYAKQILLYLLFKDAFRSCKIDCVKTKKQLGYIDLLVEITVLNKKNEIENYVLNIENKWYSSVAASQLEKYSRVLSDVYSNSNNKIISVVLFPDFTKLEENREVCETFGYRIETFEDLKTLIENEPFTGNDLFDEFWFKFY; encoded by the coding sequence ATGTCAATTTCTTTACCCCAATTTTTTAATTATGAAGAAAACAAAGTAGATAACGGATATGAAGCTATTCATGATTTTTTCTTGAGCTGGACTTTGCGTTGTGCTGTTGATCAGTATGCAATGGTTGATGAAAAAGTTCAAAATTATGCCAAGCAAATTCTTCTGTATTTACTTTTTAAAGATGCGTTTAGATCATGTAAAATAGACTGTGTCAAGACCAAAAAGCAACTTGGATATATTGACTTATTAGTAGAAATAACAGTTTTAAACAAAAAAAATGAAATTGAAAATTATGTTTTGAATATTGAAAATAAATGGTATTCTAGCGTTGCTGCTTCTCAGTTAGAAAAATATTCTAGGGTTTTATCTGATGTTTATAGTAATTCAAATAACAAAATTATTTCTGTTGTGTTGTTTCCTGATTTTACTAAACTTGAAGAAAACAGAGAAGTTTGTGAAACCTTTGGTTACCGAATAGAAACTTTTGAGGATTTAAAAACCTTAATTGAGAATGAACCATTTACAGGTAATGATTTATTTGATGAATTTTGGTTCAAATTTTATTAG
- a CDS encoding C40 family peptidase, with amino-acid sequence MKISNFIKIFVLLILLSSCVSKKNATATKNTSSSNYVLKSKKNSLDDFAKFMNIEKKDLKNEKLYFYIDNWLGTPHKMGGTTKSGIDCSGFVSNVYTEIYNEKLPRTSREMADQIKSKKQDKLKEGDLVFFAFGGGKIDHVGIYLHNNRFVHVSSKKGVIISNLEESWYSKYFVKSGSIL; translated from the coding sequence ATGAAAATATCAAACTTTATAAAAATATTTGTTTTATTAATACTTTTGAGTAGTTGTGTTTCTAAAAAAAACGCAACAGCTACCAAAAATACTTCTAGTTCAAATTATGTTTTAAAATCTAAGAAAAATAGTTTAGATGATTTTGCAAAATTTATGAATATTGAAAAAAAAGATTTAAAAAACGAAAAACTGTATTTTTATATTGACAATTGGTTAGGAACACCACATAAAATGGGTGGAACAACAAAATCTGGAATTGATTGTTCAGGATTTGTTAGTAACGTTTATACAGAAATTTATAACGAAAAACTTCCTCGCACTTCGCGAGAAATGGCTGATCAAATAAAATCAAAAAAACAAGACAAACTCAAAGAAGGAGATTTAGTTTTTTTTGCTTTTGGTGGTGGAAAAATTGATCATGTCGGAATTTATTTACATAACAATAGATTTGTGCATGTTTCTAGCAAAAAAGGAGTAATCATTTCAAATCTAGAAGAGAGTTGGTATTCGAAATACTTTGTTAAAAGCGGAAGTATTCTTTAA
- a CDS encoding DUF349 domain-containing protein, with the protein MLEERNDNLLNTDGSENEQSNVQNLDAIESINESNAEDHENEESIEHVDIPTKDYETLSLEELVTELDKLVTNYNVMTIRDHVEQIKKVFSNKYYIFIEEKKQTFLDENAENTILDFEYNSVVKNNFDAIFNTYRNKKNKYFQSIQDNLKNNLANRKALIEELKNLIDNTDNISTALKDVQNIRERWGKAGAIPRDNYNHVWNNYHFYMERFYDQLHLDREARDWDFKQNLEKKQNLIESAKKLLEQNDIHKAFKELQIYHRIWKEQIGPVSKEHRDLIWNEFSDITKQLHDKREAIYVELRLKEEQNLNIKVEFIAQLNDLAKNNSKSHNQWQDAIAKVEELRAKFFKTGKVPTEHNEQTWDAFKEATRLFNVQKNAFYKDIKRDQQENLNLKMALIEKAKSLNTSNDFDRVTPIMKQVQEDWKKIGHVPKKYSDKLWKEFKEACNHYFDRLHQERNKNISEEMENFDKKKAYLEDLKDFQLVGNHKTDLDAIKQHIENWKAIGSVPQVRRHIEGKFNKILDALFDKLSLSKKETELVKYNNRLEQMVESGDKRKLQNEITFVQRKIEEITSEIFQLENNMQFISNAKSDNPFIKEINKNIEKHRDELNIWKDKLNQLKEIL; encoded by the coding sequence ATGTTAGAAGAAAGAAATGATAACCTGTTAAACACAGACGGAAGTGAAAACGAACAAAGTAATGTTCAAAATCTAGATGCCATTGAGTCAATCAATGAATCAAATGCTGAAGATCATGAAAATGAAGAAAGTATAGAACATGTAGATATTCCTACAAAAGATTACGAAACACTTTCGCTTGAAGAATTAGTTACTGAATTGGACAAATTAGTTACTAATTATAATGTTATGACGATTCGCGATCACGTTGAACAAATTAAAAAAGTATTTTCTAATAAATATTATATTTTCATTGAAGAAAAAAAACAAACTTTTCTTGATGAGAACGCTGAAAATACCATATTAGATTTCGAATACAATTCAGTTGTAAAAAATAATTTTGATGCTATTTTCAATACATATAGAAATAAGAAAAACAAGTATTTTCAATCTATTCAAGATAATTTAAAAAACAATTTAGCGAATCGAAAAGCTTTAATTGAAGAATTAAAAAACTTGATTGATAACACAGATAATATTTCAACAGCTTTAAAAGATGTTCAAAATATTAGAGAACGTTGGGGAAAAGCTGGTGCGATACCGCGAGATAATTACAACCATGTTTGGAATAATTATCATTTTTACATGGAACGTTTTTACGATCAATTACATTTAGATCGTGAAGCCCGCGATTGGGATTTCAAACAAAATCTTGAGAAAAAACAAAATTTAATTGAATCAGCTAAAAAATTATTAGAACAAAACGATATTCATAAAGCATTCAAAGAATTGCAAATTTATCACCGAATTTGGAAAGAACAAATTGGTCCAGTTTCAAAAGAACACAGAGATTTAATTTGGAATGAATTTAGTGATATAACCAAACAATTACATGACAAACGCGAAGCAATTTATGTAGAATTACGTTTAAAAGAAGAACAGAATTTAAACATAAAGGTTGAGTTTATAGCACAATTAAACGATTTAGCAAAAAACAACTCAAAATCGCACAATCAATGGCAGGATGCTATTGCTAAAGTTGAGGAATTAAGAGCTAAATTTTTCAAAACTGGAAAAGTGCCTACTGAACATAACGAGCAAACTTGGGATGCTTTTAAAGAAGCAACTCGCCTATTCAATGTTCAAAAAAATGCTTTTTATAAAGATATAAAACGTGACCAACAAGAAAACTTGAATCTAAAAATGGCATTGATTGAAAAAGCAAAATCATTAAATACAAGTAATGATTTTGATCGAGTAACGCCAATTATGAAACAAGTTCAAGAAGATTGGAAAAAAATTGGACACGTTCCAAAAAAATATTCTGACAAACTTTGGAAAGAGTTCAAAGAAGCATGTAATCATTATTTTGATCGTTTACATCAAGAAAGAAACAAAAACATTTCGGAAGAAATGGAAAATTTCGATAAGAAAAAAGCATATTTAGAAGATTTAAAAGATTTTCAATTGGTTGGAAATCACAAAACAGATTTAGATGCGATCAAACAACATATCGAAAATTGGAAAGCTATTGGTTCAGTTCCTCAAGTTCGAAGACATATTGAAGGCAAATTCAATAAGATTTTAGATGCTTTGTTTGACAAATTAAGCCTTTCTAAAAAGGAAACAGAATTGGTAAAATACAACAATCGTTTAGAGCAAATGGTTGAATCTGGTGATAAGCGAAAGTTGCAAAATGAAATTACATTTGTTCAACGTAAAATTGAGGAAATCACTTCTGAAATTTTCCAGCTTGAAAACAACATGCAGTTTATCTCAAATGCGAAATCAGACAATCCTTTTATTAAGGAAATAAACAAAAATATCGAAAAGCACAGAGATGAATTAAACATCTGGAAAGATAAATTGAATCAATTAAAAGAAATTTTATAA
- a CDS encoding shikimate dehydrogenase family protein — MKIFGLIGKNIDYSFSRNYFNTKFESEKINDCNYINFDIPKIEDIKLVFEKQNQGYNVTIPYKESIIPFLDKLDNDAQEIGAVNTIKIHTDGTLEGFNTDFYGFYKSLKPLLKTHHKKALILGTGGASKAVAFALKKLNIEYLFVSRNPKVNEISYNEISKKTFEEATIIINTTPIGTFPDVENSPDIPYSYFTENHIAYDLIYNPGETKFLQKAKEKKAITINGFEMLVFQAEKAWEIWNS; from the coding sequence ATGAAAATATTTGGCTTAATAGGAAAAAACATCGATTATTCTTTTTCGAGAAATTATTTCAATACAAAATTCGAATCAGAAAAAATAAACGATTGTAATTATATAAATTTTGACATTCCTAAAATTGAAGATATCAAACTGGTTTTTGAAAAACAAAATCAAGGATACAATGTTACAATTCCATATAAAGAGTCAATAATTCCTTTTTTGGATAAACTGGATAACGATGCTCAAGAAATTGGAGCAGTAAACACCATCAAAATTCATACAGATGGAACCTTAGAAGGATTCAATACCGATTTTTATGGTTTTTATAAATCTTTGAAACCTCTTTTAAAAACACATCATAAAAAAGCTTTAATTTTAGGTACAGGTGGCGCAAGTAAAGCAGTTGCATTTGCTCTAAAAAAACTAAATATCGAATATCTTTTTGTGTCTAGAAATCCAAAGGTGAATGAAATTTCATATAACGAAATTTCAAAAAAAACATTTGAAGAAGCGACAATTATCATCAATACAACACCAATCGGAACTTTCCCAGATGTTGAAAACTCACCAGATATTCCCTACTCCTATTTTACGGAAAATCACATTGCCTATGATTTGATTTATAATCCAGGAGAAACTAAGTTCTTACAAAAAGCAAAAGAAAAAAAAGCAATCACAATAAACGGATTCGAAATGTTAGTATTTCAAGCTGAAAAGGCTTGGGAAATTTGGAATAGCTAA
- a CDS encoding tetratricopeptide repeat protein, producing the protein MFMNDEDENLNLSLSRFESMLKTNKVLFFDSEEFENIILHYMDSGKLNLAKKALKLALEQHPNSIGLKLVQIEMLVFNDRLDAAEKLIQEIYRIDPKNEEAYIQHASIYSKKGEHKKAIDTLNIALGLTDDLADVYSLIGMEYLYIDELENAKYYFIKCLENDDEDQSALYNIVYCYDFLDQPTQAIKFLNEFIDQQPYSEVAWHQIGRQYMNIKDYQKAVQAFDFATIIDEQFIGAHLEKGKAYENLKEYKKAIESYNITLEIDDASSYVFLRIGTCYEALNQNQKALKYYLKTVHEDPLLDKGWIAITDFYIKLGNFQKALFYVNKAIAIDEQNKLYWRRFAVINKELNFFEEAVHGYSKAVELGDLFLDTWLFWADTLQILGEFEAAIQKLLEASEIHNDEFEIEYRLAGLYFIEEQNEKAFYHLTNALHLNFKNHTILEENFPSVWINPLVQEHIQKHKN; encoded by the coding sequence ATGTTCATGAACGACGAAGACGAAAATCTAAATTTATCTTTATCTAGATTTGAATCCATGCTTAAAACTAATAAAGTGTTATTTTTTGATTCAGAAGAATTTGAAAATATCATCTTACATTATATGGATTCAGGTAAATTGAATTTAGCTAAAAAAGCTTTGAAATTAGCTTTAGAACAACATCCAAACTCAATCGGACTTAAATTAGTTCAGATAGAAATGCTTGTTTTTAATGATAGACTTGACGCTGCAGAAAAACTAATTCAAGAAATTTACAGAATAGATCCTAAAAATGAAGAAGCTTACATTCAACATGCAAGCATTTATTCAAAAAAAGGAGAACACAAAAAAGCCATTGATACACTGAATATCGCACTCGGATTAACGGATGATTTAGCTGACGTGTATTCTTTGATTGGAATGGAATATTTGTATATTGATGAATTAGAAAATGCTAAATATTATTTTATTAAATGTTTAGAAAATGACGATGAAGATCAAAGTGCTTTGTACAATATTGTGTATTGCTATGATTTTTTAGATCAGCCAACACAAGCGATAAAATTCTTAAATGAATTTATTGATCAACAACCTTATAGCGAAGTTGCTTGGCATCAAATTGGTCGCCAATATATGAATATAAAGGATTATCAAAAAGCTGTTCAAGCATTTGATTTTGCCACCATTATTGACGAACAATTTATTGGAGCTCATTTAGAAAAAGGTAAAGCTTACGAAAATTTAAAAGAATATAAAAAAGCTATCGAAAGTTACAATATTACGTTGGAAATCGATGATGCATCTTCATATGTTTTTCTAAGAATTGGAACTTGTTATGAAGCTTTAAATCAAAATCAAAAAGCTTTAAAATATTATTTAAAAACAGTTCACGAAGATCCACTTTTAGATAAAGGTTGGATTGCAATCACGGATTTTTATATCAAATTAGGTAACTTTCAGAAAGCCTTATTTTATGTCAACAAAGCAATTGCTATTGATGAACAAAATAAATTATATTGGAGAAGATTTGCTGTAATCAATAAAGAATTAAATTTCTTCGAAGAAGCTGTTCATGGATATTCAAAAGCAGTTGAATTAGGCGATTTGTTTTTAGACACCTGGTTATTTTGGGCAGACACTTTACAAATTTTAGGTGAATTTGAAGCAGCAATACAAAAACTTTTAGAAGCTTCTGAAATTCATAACGACGAGTTTGAAATTGAATATCGTTTAGCTGGTTTATATTTTATTGAAGAACAAAATGAAAAAGCATTTTATCACTTAACAAATGCTTTACATTTAAACTTTAAAAATCACACAATACTTGAAGAAAATTTTCCAAGTGTTTGGATAAATCCATTGGTACAAGAACATATTCAAAAACATAAAAACTAA
- a CDS encoding aspartate aminotransferase family protein has product MKQDFFKYQAQTTLYPLEVEISHAKGSYIYSTDGKKHLDFVAGVSACTLGHSNPKVLNAITEQINKYMHVMVYGEYIQKPAVEFCKLLAENLPSSLNKTYLVNSGTEAVEGAMKLAKRVTGRSQIISCVNAYHGNTQGSMSVLGNEERKGAFRPLLPNVDFITFNNEADLDKITTKTAGIILETIQGSAGFITPKNDFLKKVRAKCDETGTLLILDEIQPGFGRTGKLFGFQNYDMVPDILVMGKGMASGMPVGAFTANEKHMDLLAHDPKCGHITTFGGHPVIAAASLTTLKELLETDLMAQTLVKEQLFRKHLIHPLITDIHGLGLMLAVMTPSDEITNQVILKCKEKGLILFWLMFEGKAIRITPPLTISEEEIKLGCDMIIEALNEVQQEL; this is encoded by the coding sequence ATGAAGCAAGATTTTTTTAAATATCAAGCTCAGACAACTTTATATCCGTTAGAAGTCGAAATATCTCACGCAAAAGGAAGTTATATATATAGCACCGATGGTAAAAAACATTTAGACTTTGTAGCTGGTGTTTCTGCTTGTACTTTAGGCCACAGTAATCCTAAGGTTTTAAATGCCATTACAGAGCAAATAAATAAATATATGCATGTTATGGTTTATGGAGAATATATCCAAAAACCTGCGGTGGAATTCTGTAAATTATTAGCAGAAAATTTACCGAGTTCATTAAATAAAACTTACTTAGTTAATTCAGGAACTGAAGCCGTTGAAGGTGCTATGAAACTTGCAAAACGAGTTACTGGTCGCAGTCAAATTATTTCGTGCGTTAACGCTTACCACGGAAATACGCAAGGCTCAATGAGTGTTTTAGGAAACGAAGAACGCAAAGGTGCTTTTCGTCCGTTGCTTCCGAATGTAGATTTTATTACATTTAATAACGAAGCTGATTTAGATAAAATTACAACAAAAACTGCCGGAATCATTTTAGAAACCATTCAAGGAAGTGCCGGATTTATTACGCCTAAAAATGATTTCTTAAAGAAAGTTCGTGCAAAATGTGACGAAACCGGAACTTTATTGATTCTAGATGAAATTCAACCTGGATTTGGTAGAACCGGAAAACTTTTCGGATTTCAAAACTACGATATGGTTCCTGATATTTTGGTTATGGGAAAAGGAATGGCTAGCGGAATGCCTGTTGGAGCTTTTACTGCTAACGAAAAACACATGGATTTGTTAGCTCACGATCCTAAATGTGGACATATTACAACTTTTGGAGGACATCCTGTAATTGCCGCAGCAAGTTTAACAACTTTAAAAGAATTGTTAGAAACCGATTTAATGGCGCAAACTTTAGTAAAAGAACAATTATTTCGTAAACATTTAATTCATCCATTAATAACCGATATTCATGGTTTAGGATTGATGTTGGCAGTTATGACTCCGTCTGATGAAATTACAAACCAGGTCATACTGAAATGTAAAGAAAAAGGATTGATTTTATTTTGGTTGATGTTTGAAGGAAAAGCGATTCGTATCACACCACCATTAACCATAAGTGAAGAAGAAATAAAATTAGGTTGCGATATGATTATCGAAGCTTTAAACGAAGTACAACAAGAATTATAA